GTcagctttttttaaaaaaataataataagttgtTATATTTACAAGGTTgttctgatttttttatttttaataaaaaaatgttttgtacGTCGACGACACACCCACCATCTCAAAGAACGACATACAATACCGGTTTGTTTTGTACGTCGAGTCCATCAACAAAACAGTCGGAAAAGTGTTAAACAACGCCACATATTTAGGATGAGCAAAAAATATATCCTGAACAGTTGTATGCTCATTTATAGTATGTCTATCTATTCTTGGCCTGTTTCTCTTTTGAAATCCATTGAAACTTGATCTATAAATTTTATCTAGAGTGGAGATatatctcaaaaaaaattagttacaGTCTCTTGGAAAAAAGTTAGTGTACCTATGGATGAAGGTGGTCTTGGTTTGAGGTCTTTAATTAGTATTAATGAAGCTGCAAACTTAAAGTTGTGTTGGGAATTCCTGAACACTGATGAGGATTGGGCTCACGTACTGAGAAGTAGAGTCCTAAGAGGTCAAAAGGCTATTAACCATCACATTTTCTCTTCTTTGTGGAGTAGCATTAAATCTGAAATGTCAGTCATCAAAGAGAATTCTTGTTGGAAAGTCGGAACAGGTCACAATATTAATCTTTGGAATGATCCTTGGTGTGGTGTACCATTAGCTCAATCTCTTCATATTCATCAAAGTGTGATCAATGGGCTTCTTCAACAAGTCAGTGACATTATTTTGAATCAACAGTGGCACATTCCTCCAAGTTTGAATCATATGTTTCCAAATCTCAAAAATTTGGTCCATCACATTACTCTACCAGTTGATTGCAGTTCTGATCAACTTTGTTGGAATCACTCTTCATCTGGAACTATCTCTTGGAAATTAGCTTATGAGttcaagagaaaaaaattaataactaGACACTGGGCTAGAAGTATTTGGAGTAATGATATTCCTCCATCTAAATCTTTATTAGTTTGGAGATTGATGCATGATAAACTACCCACTGATGAAAAGTTAATGGAAAGGGGTTTCAACCTTCCTTCAATGTGCTCTATTTGTCATAAATTTGCTGAATCTACTTTTCATCTATTCTTTGAATGCACTTTTGCTCAGTCCATATGGTGTTGGTTTGCTTCTGTTCTGAACACATCTTTGCAGTTTCAATCTATTGAGGAGATATGGCATTTATGGGACAATTCATGGTCCCCTCagtgtaaactttcaatcaaagcTGCATTAATCTACCTGCTGAATGCTATTTGGTCAACAAGAAATAATGCAAGATTCAATAGCAAGGTCCCTGTTTGGAAGTCTGCAGTTGCTTGGATTTTGTCTAACACCTCTCTAACAGGTAATATTACTAAATGTGTCTCATCTTCTTCCATTAAGGACTTCATGATTCTCAAGAGCTTGAATATTACCATTCATCCTCCTTTGCCTCCTCTTGTTAAAGAAGTGGTATGGCATCCTCCTTTGGAGCATTGGGTTAAATGCAACATAGATGGGGCTGCAAACAATCTCACTTCTTCCTGTGCTGGCATTTTTAGAAATCACAATGCTGATTTTTTATGTGGTTTTGCTGAAAATACTGGTTTGAAGTCTGCTTTCATGGCTGAATTATGTGGAGCTATGAAAGCCATTGAATTAGCTCATAATAGGAATTGGTCCAATCTTTGGCTGAAGTCAGATTCCTCTCTTGTTGTTAAAGCTCTTAGCTCGACTTCTTTAGTGTCTTGGGAGTTAAGCAATAGATGAATGAATTGTACTAGAATCACTAGAAATATGAATCTTGTGGTATCAAATGTTTATAGGGAGGGAAACCAATGTGCAGATAGGCTGACTAACATTGGCTTAGGCTTGGATAGCTTTACTTTTTGGAACGAGATTCCCCCTCATattgcttctttttttgttgacaatagaTTAGGTAAACCTAGTTTTAGGTTTGTCCGTATGTAAGGAGGTTTTTGGCCTAGTCCCCCTCTTTTTTGTATATCTCTTGTCTCTTTtggatatttatttatatatattttgaggtAGTAGCACTTTGCTGCTcctcctttaaaaaaaaaatcctgaaCAGTTGTAGATTTACCAACGGTTATACATTTGAAAACGTAATTCTTTAGTCCAGACACTGAAAACGATGTTGCATTTCACTCCTCGACCcccttgttttcttttttaatctaTGACAGACATTGTACAGTTGTTTCATATCCGTCACATTATCCGGATCTCTCTCCTTCAATGTTGACATAATATTCCTAGGCGGGACCAAATTTCTTGTCAATTCTGCAACCACCTCCATCTCTTTGGGTTTCAAACGTCTCGCAACTAGGTAGCCATCTAATTCTCTATCGAACTCATGGATGTGTATGCCATTCAAAACACTAAGATGGCATTCCTTGCTTGCATGAAAATAACCACGAAGCTTAACTTGCATCCACATTTCCTCGTTCTCGTTTCTTCAAATTTTATCTTCTTACTTGTTCATTTGTAAACATCATTTCTTTCACAATCCAACACAAGCTTATGCTTTCTCCTATCGAAACAGTAGTCTGAATTTAGAATCACAACATCAACCGTAACTTGGCGGCAACACCGCGAACCCACTTAATTAAATCATCGCGATTCTTAAAAGCTTCTTTCGTCACAAAACTCGAACTAGTATCAATTTCTATTGTAGGAGGATAACTAATTTCAATTGTCGGAGGATGTCAATTGACAGGATCCGCTTCAGCCACAACTTCCTGGACACCTATATCAAGTACTACTTGTCTCGATTCATGATCCATAactacaaaaaattaaaatccatgTCAAATACAACACATAGAGCAAGTCATACAACACATAAGCAATAAGCAAGCCAATTAAGCATGCAAAGGATAAGCTGAACGAAAATTTCACATCCAAGAAAATTCGGTACGCATTTACCGAATTTATTTTATCCCAAATTCGGGAAACATTTCCCGAACAATTACTTGTCAGAAAGTTCGGAAACCTAGACGTGACAGACTATTTTTAGGATGGTATAACAAAAAGTCATCGGTTAAATGCGAAATTTATCTTATGTTTATGCTTCAATGAGGGTTGATTCCTTCAGATTAAGGTCCCAATCTTGCATTTGAGCCACCAATGATGTAAAAACGCAAAAGTTTGGAGGAGAGAAGGAAATTGAGTGTGAAGGTGAAAAAGCAAAAGTGAACTGCTGCTCACCATTATATTAAGAATTTTCGGTAAACATTTCCCGAACATTTAGCGAGAGGattacggaaaacattttccgaATTATTGAAAAGTTCCTGACGTATAACCCGAAGTCATTATAGCATCGGCAAAGTTGAATTTTGGGGGGTTAAAAAGAGGAGTGGGGGTGGTAAGAGACAATTTCTGAGAAGGACGGAGGTTCAAacctcttctttctttctttctcaaaaacgcgccttatttttattttattttattctttccCCTCTTCTTTCTGTTGTACTCTCACTCATCACTCCCACCATAACTTCATTTCAACACCAAAACTTCTTCTTCAGGCTCAATTTCACTAAATTTCCATAACCTTCGCTCTAGATTTCGCTAAATTTCATCTCAATTTCGTGAAACCTTCGCTCTCGATTTccataaccttcactcttcaACACCAAAACTTTCACTCTCAATATCCTCCATAATCGCTTCCGCCATCGTTTATCCCTTTCTCGCTTCAAATCTATTGTTCGTTGCATTTGGATTTCAGTTCGGATTTCACGGTTCTTCTTATTGTTCATCGTTATGATTTTGCGTTGTTGTATCTCATTTCacttcttttgtttgttttcaggTTGTTTACTTTCTCTTCGCTTAGGTTATAAAAGGTAAATTGAAATTTCTCTCTGCATAATTTTATATAAGATAGGAATGATTATTGCAATTCAATTTTGTATCTAAGAGTTTACCTCATTTTAGTACATTTTCTCTTCTTATGATGATTTGTGGTTATATTTCAAGGAATGTTTGTAATGTAGTTATCAcacaagtgtttatgtataagttattccTAATTTAGGCTCTGTACGGTTCGTCGCATTGTTTCAGGTTGATTTACTGCTCTCTTCGCATAGGTTATAAAAGGTAAATTGAAATTTCTCTCTGCATAATGAATTTTATATAAGATAGGAATGTTTATTGCAATTCAATTTTGTATATAAGACCTCATCTTATAATGTTTTCTCTTGTTATGATGATTTGTGGTTATATTTCAAGGAATGTTCGTAAGTCTAGTTATCACACAAGtacttatgtataagttattcctaatttagggtctgtttggataaaccacttatttgcagcttataacaAAATACTTAGACTATGTTTGGCCCAATTTATTTTTGACTTTTCTACTCCTTAATaaaaaagttaggccaaacagttttttttaaaagtacttAATTGAAAAAGTAGCTTATTATATGTGTGTTAAATATGCTAATTAAGTACTTTGAATAAAGTTAATCTATAGAACTTTTTCTAGCAAATATTAGCTTCTCGGTGGTGGTTACCTTCCTTCGATTCCCACCTGAGACAATTGAATtggtattttaaatatttattgttttataattatttttttttggttacatattgTTTTATAATTCTAACACGTATATACATCCTGCCAgcgtaattattttttttgttgtgattaatctacttatttattaaaaaaaacactactTATCATCAGTCATCATCATTattcattagtaaaaaaaatcagtCATCTTCGTATTGTTTCTTCATTAGTCAAATTAATAACCATAACcatttttgttcaattttttgcTAAATATTGGGAgcaatatttttgttaaattaactACCAAATTATGATCACTATATCAGAGCTAAAGTTTATTGTCaagaaaatcaaacattttgTAAGAAtatgttgtcaaaaaaaatttgtgaaaaaataGCTTctaaaacaaaagagaaaataaaatcaccaaacaactttagctttatttttaaagttcttCTTTTAAACTTTAAGTTGAAAGTAGcttttattatgaataaaagctaggccaaacggtACCTTATTACAGATGAATAATTTCAACAACTTGGTTGATAGTATCGATGAGGAGTGTCGAGAAAAATTAATCATGGGAACTACTTTTGTACTCGAATATGTTTCCGATGATAGGAGAAACCTTGGTAATATGTAGTTTTCttgttattttagtttttttttactatttattaGTATTTCGATTTCGTAGAAAACTATTTATTAGTTTTCTTGTTATTCTCAGTATTACAGAGGATTGATGGAAGATATAGATTGAGGAATACTTTGAAGAATAATCATTTGCCAACGAGGTTACAACCACCAAGGGATCGAAATCCCATCAATAGATATACGCCGCCATCTTTCATCAGAAGAGTTACAAgaaggaaaaaacaaaagaaaaaaggcGCTGTGACTGCCATGACGGCTGCGAATCAAGCGGATAACAGTAGCACTGCTGCGGATCAGAATGACACAATTCCGGGACCTTGGACTCGTTCAATGGCTAACCGGGAAGAAGACAATGCACAGCATAATGAGTATGCAATTTGTAAGCTATACTTTCTTGCTGTGGTAAAACAactgtgtttttatttattgtttgtttaatCACCTAGGTGTACTGCGACTGCCTACCCCGTGACTGAGGATGAAGAACCTACAGTAGCTTTTGTGGCTAACCGTGGTACAATGGAAGAACAAGGCGATGCACAAACTGCAGGAGTATCTACAGCAGCTTTTGTGACTGAGGATGAAGAGGGTGCATTGCATAATGAGTATGTCTCTTTTATTTTCGTAGACTAAGCTATGAATATGAATGAATGTCGGGCTCTTTCTTTCACAGCTAACCCCTATTTTTGTTTAAGTTTGTTGgtagaatattttatttttcctttttttgctGCTGTAAAATctcaatgttttattttttgtttaagtttGTTGCTAGCAAATAggaattttagattttaataaGTCCTTATCTTTAGTAAGAAAATTATGATTTCTTGCTGTTGTAATTTTAGATACTAATAGGAATTTTAGTATGCAATTTGTAAGCTATACTTTCTTGTTGTTGTAAAAGAactgtgtttttatttattgtttgtttaatCACCTAGGTGTACTGCGACTGCCTACCCCGTGACTGAGGATGAAGAACCTACGGTAGCTTTTGTGGCTAACCGTGGTACAATGGAAGAACAAGGCGATGCACAAACTGCAGGAGAATCTACAACAGCTTTTGTGACTGAGAATGAAGAGGATGCATTGCATAATGAGTATGTCTCTTTTATTTTCGTAGACTAAGCTATGAATATGAATGAATGTCGGGCTCTTTCTTTCACAGCTAACCCCTATTTTTGTTTAAGTTTGTTGgtagaatattttatttttcctttttttgctGCTGTAAAATctcaatgttttattttttgtttaagtttGTTGCTAGCAAATagaaattttagattttaataaGTCCTTATCTTTAGTAAGAAAATTATGATTTCTTGCTGTTGTAATTTTAGATACTAATAGGAATTTTAGTATGCAATTTGTAAGCTATACTTTCTTGCTGTTGTAAAAGAactgtgtttttatttattgtttgtttgtttaatcACCTAGGTGTACTGCGACTGCCTACCCCGTGACTGAGGATGAAGAACCTACGGTAGCTTTTGTGGCTAACCGTGGTACAATGGAAGAACAAGGTGATGCACAAACTGCAGGAGGATCTACAGCAGCTTTTGTGACAGAGGATGCATTGCATAATGAGTATGTCTCTTTTATTTTCGTAGACTAAGCTATGAATATGAATGAATGTCGGGCTCTTTCTTTCGCAGCTAACCCCTATTTTTGTTTAAGTTTGTTGGTAGaatcttttatttttcctttttttgctGTTGTAAAATctcaatgttttattttttgtttaagtttGTTGCTAGCAAATAggaattttagattttaataaGTCCTTATCTTTAGTaagaaaattatgatttttcaCAGGGAAATTAGAAGGGTGATTAATGATCAGAACCTGCCTACCACGGCTCCAATTCACAGAGGTAGGCAGGTAGGCAGGTAGGCAGGTTCTGATCATTAATCACCCTTCTAATTTCCCTGtgaaaaatcataattttcttACTAAAGATAAGGACttattaaaatctaaaattccTATTTGCTAGCAACaaacttaaacaaaaaataaaacattgagATTTTACAGCagcaaaaaaaggaaaaataaaagattCTACCAACAAACTTAAACAAAAATAGGGGTTAGCTGCGAAAGAAAGAGCCCAACATTCATTCATATTCATAGCTTAGTCTACGAAAAGAAAAGAGACATACTCATTATGCAATGCATCCTCTGTCACAAAAGCTGCTGTAGATCCTCCTGCAGTTTGTGCATCACCTTGTTCTTCCATTGTACCACGGTTAGCCACAAAAGCTACCGTAGGTTCTTC
This genomic interval from Trifolium pratense cultivar HEN17-A07 linkage group LG6, ARS_RC_1.1, whole genome shotgun sequence contains the following:
- the LOC123888954 gene encoding uncharacterized protein LOC123888954, coding for MDEGGLGLRSLISINEAANLKLCWEFLNTDEDWAHVLRSRVLRGQKAINHHIFSSLWSSIKSEMSVIKENSCWKVGTGHNINLWNDPWCGVPLAQSLHIHQSVINGLLQQVSDIILNQQWHIPPSLNHMFPNLKNLVHHITLPVDCSSDQLCWNHSSSGTISWKLAYEFKRKKLITRHWARSIWSNDIPPSKSLLVWRLMHDKLPTDEKLMERGFNLPSMCSICHKFAESTFHLFFECTFAQSIWCWFASVLNTSLQFQSIEEIWHLWDNSWSPQCKLSIKAALIYLLNAIWSTRNNARFNSKVPVWKSAVAWILSNTSLTGNITKCVSSSSIKDFMILKSLNITIHPPLPPLVKEVVWHPPLEHWVKCNIDGAANNLTSSCAGIFRNHNADFLCGFAENTGLKSAFMAELCGAMKAIELAHNRNWSNLWLKSDSSLVVKALSSTSLVSWELSNR
- the LOC123889501 gene encoding uncharacterized protein LOC123889501, with the translated sequence MNNFNNLVDSIDEECREKLIMGTTFVLEYVSDDRRNLVLQRIDGRYRLRNTLKNNHLPTRLQPPRDRNPINRYTPPSFIRRVTRRKKQKKKGAVTAMTAANQADNSSTAADQNDTIPGPWTRSMANREEDNAQHNECTATAYPVTEDEEPTVAFVANRGTMEEQGDAQTAGVSTAAFVTEDEEGALHNECTATAYPVTEDEEPTVAFVANRGTMEEQGDAQTAGESTTAFVTENEEDALHNECTATAYPVTEDEEPTVAFVANRGTMEEQGDAQTAGGSTAAFVTEDALHNEEIRRVINDQNLPTTAPIHRGRQVGR